A region of Planctomycetota bacterium DNA encodes the following proteins:
- the gyrA gene encoding DNA gyrase subunit A, with protein MSDATDATGATDGGMDAGAEGLATRRVIEQDVQRELKDSYLTYAMSTIMDRALPDVRDGLKPSQRRILVAMHDLNLRPGRKHLKCAKICGDTSGNYHPHGESVIYPTMVGMAQKWRMRVGLIDPQGNFGSIEGDPPAAMRYTEARLTNAAMDVLADLELGTVDFQPNYDDRLVEPKVLPGKFPNLLINGGVGIAVGMATSLPPQNPTEVFDSLLRVVEARLADRSDPGLDELMRDEVDESGAIVRAGIKGPDFPTGGVVHGKRGIMEAYATGRGKVALRGTTHVEELGKDRQQLVVDSIPYMLAQNNLVEWIVDAVKEERVQDVADVRNESGREAATRIVIELKKGADPRVVEKQLFEFTPLQQTFSIINIALVNRQPRTLTLVEMLSLHLEHRGDVIRRRTAHLLREAKKRAHVLEGLIYAVCDIDEVIREIRASATREEAIERLMAHRFRIPQGHPSAPLLPERLLARARAAEGAGGMVLTRVQAEAIGGMRLIQLVGLEIEKLVKEYREVAAEIERLEAILTDPKLVLGIIRDDLLEMRARYDSPRRTVIEDAGADILIEELIPKEDVAVTISHQGYVKRVPLETYRQQGRGGKGIRAGEARDGDFIEHVFVAGTHDHLLCFTNTGRVFRIKVYEVPEMSRTSVGRAIVNLIDLRPNERTCAYLAIKSFEEGSDFLTFVSRGGVVKRTALKAYANVGRSGLIAVGLREGDSLLDVTLTDGNDDLLLATASGMAIRFNEQDARDMGRAAAGVKGIELGEGDEVIGVVAVPMIADADGDLVTADPSMCLLTITGRGYGKRTPIDEYRVQPEGGKARSQSRGGKGRADIDTGERNGRSVAALAVKGGDDVVVITRNGQLVRVRADDIRLSGRGVMGVRVAGLHDGDSVVAAARVREADGNGAKS; from the coding sequence ATGAGCGACGCGACGGACGCGACCGGGGCGACGGACGGCGGGATGGACGCGGGCGCGGAAGGCCTCGCGACCCGCCGCGTGATCGAGCAGGACGTGCAGCGCGAGCTGAAGGACAGCTACCTCACGTACGCGATGAGCACGATCATGGACCGGGCCCTGCCCGACGTCCGCGACGGGCTCAAGCCCAGCCAACGCCGCATCCTCGTCGCGATGCACGACCTCAACCTCCGCCCGGGGCGCAAGCACCTCAAGTGCGCCAAGATCTGCGGCGACACGAGCGGCAACTACCACCCGCACGGCGAGTCGGTCATCTACCCGACCATGGTCGGCATGGCGCAGAAGTGGCGGATGCGCGTCGGGCTCATCGACCCGCAGGGCAACTTCGGGAGCATCGAGGGCGACCCGCCCGCGGCGATGCGCTACACCGAAGCGCGCCTCACCAACGCCGCCATGGACGTGCTCGCCGACCTCGAGCTCGGCACCGTTGACTTCCAGCCCAACTACGACGACCGGCTCGTCGAGCCGAAGGTGCTGCCGGGCAAGTTCCCCAACCTGCTGATCAACGGCGGGGTCGGCATCGCGGTCGGCATGGCGACCAGCCTCCCGCCCCAGAACCCGACCGAGGTGTTCGACTCGCTGCTGCGCGTGGTCGAGGCGCGCCTGGCGGATCGCAGCGACCCGGGCCTCGACGAGCTCATGCGCGACGAGGTCGACGAATCCGGCGCGATCGTGCGCGCGGGCATCAAGGGCCCGGACTTTCCCACCGGCGGCGTCGTGCACGGCAAGCGCGGCATCATGGAGGCCTACGCCACCGGTCGCGGCAAGGTCGCGCTCCGCGGCACCACGCACGTGGAGGAACTCGGAAAAGACCGCCAGCAGCTCGTCGTCGACTCGATCCCCTACATGCTCGCGCAGAACAACCTCGTGGAGTGGATCGTCGACGCCGTGAAGGAAGAACGCGTCCAGGACGTCGCCGACGTGCGCAACGAGTCCGGGCGCGAGGCCGCCACGCGGATCGTGATCGAACTGAAGAAGGGCGCCGACCCGCGCGTGGTCGAGAAGCAGCTCTTCGAGTTCACGCCCCTGCAGCAGACGTTCTCGATCATCAACATTGCGCTGGTGAACCGCCAGCCCCGCACGCTCACGCTCGTCGAGATGCTCTCGCTGCACCTGGAGCACCGGGGCGACGTGATCCGCCGTCGCACGGCCCACCTGCTGCGCGAGGCGAAGAAGCGCGCCCACGTGTTGGAAGGGCTCATCTACGCGGTGTGCGACATCGACGAGGTCATCCGCGAGATCCGCGCCAGCGCGACCCGCGAGGAAGCGATCGAACGCCTGATGGCGCACCGGTTCCGGATCCCGCAGGGACACCCGAGCGCACCGCTGCTGCCTGAGCGCCTGCTGGCGCGGGCCCGGGCGGCCGAGGGCGCGGGCGGGATGGTCCTCACCCGCGTGCAGGCCGAGGCCATCGGCGGCATGCGCCTCATCCAGCTCGTCGGGCTCGAGATCGAGAAGCTCGTGAAGGAGTACCGCGAGGTGGCGGCGGAGATCGAGCGCCTCGAGGCGATCCTCACCGATCCGAAGCTGGTGCTCGGGATCATCCGCGACGACCTCCTGGAGATGCGCGCGCGGTACGACTCGCCCCGGCGGACGGTGATCGAGGACGCCGGCGCGGACATCCTGATCGAGGAACTCATCCCCAAGGAGGACGTGGCGGTCACCATCAGCCACCAGGGGTACGTGAAGCGCGTGCCGCTGGAGACCTACCGCCAGCAGGGGAGGGGGGGCAAGGGCATCCGGGCGGGCGAGGCGCGCGACGGGGACTTCATCGAGCACGTGTTCGTCGCCGGCACGCACGACCACCTGCTGTGCTTCACGAACACGGGGCGGGTCTTCCGCATCAAGGTGTACGAGGTCCCGGAGATGTCGCGCACGAGCGTGGGCCGCGCGATCGTGAACCTCATCGACCTGCGCCCGAACGAGCGGACGTGCGCGTACCTGGCGATCAAGAGCTTCGAGGAGGGGAGCGACTTCCTGACGTTCGTGAGCCGCGGCGGCGTGGTGAAGCGGACGGCCCTCAAGGCCTACGCGAACGTCGGGCGCAGCGGGCTGATCGCGGTGGGGCTGCGCGAGGGCGACTCCCTGCTGGACGTGACGCTGACCGACGGCAACGACGACCTCCTGCTCGCGACGGCGTCGGGGATGGCGATCCGCTTCAACGAGCAGGACGCGCGCGACATGGGGCGGGCGGCGGCGGGCGTCAAGGGAATCGAGTTGGGCGAGGGCGACGAAGTCATCGGCGTGGTGGCCGTGCCCATGATCGCCGACGCCGACGGGGACCTCGTGACGGCCGACCCGTCCATGTGCCTGCTCACGATCACGGGGCGCGGCTACGGGAAGCGCACGCCGATCGACGAGTACCGCGTGCAGCCGGAGGGGGGCAAGGCACGGTCGCAGTCGCGCGGCGGGAAGGGGCGGGCGGACATCGACACGGGAGAACGCAACGGGCGCAGCGTCGCGGCGCTCGCCGTCAAGGGCGGTGACGACGTCGTGGTCATCACGCGCAACGGGCAACTGGTCCGCGTTCGTGCGGACGACATCCGCCTGAGCGGGCGGGGCGTGATGGGCGTGCGGGTCGCGGGCCTGCACGACGGGGACAGCGTGGTGGCGGCGGCGCGGGTTCGGGAGGCGGACGGCAACGGCGCGAAGTCGTGA
- a CDS encoding STAS domain-containing protein — MAMEWSDTIVITELADEPALSEDMHALLDRLQAASDRVPHVVLNFGQVTYVNSSNLAQLLRLKKVLHERDAQLRLCSLSDQVWSVFMVTGLDKIFRFAPDPMTALASLQMEDERNEGGRR, encoded by the coding sequence ATGGCGATGGAATGGTCGGACACGATCGTGATCACCGAGCTGGCCGACGAGCCGGCGTTGTCGGAGGACATGCACGCGCTGCTCGATCGGCTCCAGGCCGCGAGCGACCGCGTGCCGCACGTGGTGCTGAACTTCGGGCAGGTGACGTACGTCAACAGCTCGAACCTGGCCCAACTGCTGCGTCTCAAGAAGGTGCTGCACGAGCGCGATGCGCAGCTGCGCCTGTGCAGCCTGTCGGACCAGGTCTGGTCGGTGTTCATGGTGACGGGGCTGGACAAGATCTTCCGGTTCGCGCCCGACCCGATGACCGCGCTCGCCTCGCTCCAGATGGAAGACGAGCGCAACGAAGGCGGGCGCCGGTGA
- a CDS encoding ABC transporter ATP-binding protein: MALPAPAEVPGAGAPAVAELRALRKAYFKPDGSIMVEALRGVDLRVERGEYVAIMGSSGSGKSTLMNILGCLDRPTGGVYLLDGEDVGAMSDETLSAYRGRKIGFVFQAFNLIPELTIDENVSVPLFYQSVPKRDRLARAREMLSLVGLGERLEHRPRELSGGQQQRVAIARALVTRPVVLMADEPTGNLDSTTGRAILELFDRLHAEGMTILMVTHDDSVATRCKRVVRLKDGVVEYDRRQ, from the coding sequence ATGGCGCTTCCCGCGCCGGCCGAAGTTCCCGGGGCGGGCGCCCCCGCGGTCGCCGAGCTGCGCGCGCTGCGGAAGGCCTATTTCAAGCCCGACGGGTCGATCATGGTCGAGGCGCTCCGGGGCGTCGACCTGCGCGTCGAGCGGGGTGAGTACGTCGCGATCATGGGCTCGTCGGGCTCGGGCAAGTCCACGCTCATGAACATCCTGGGCTGCCTCGACCGCCCCACGGGCGGGGTCTACCTGCTCGACGGCGAGGACGTGGGCGCCATGAGCGACGAGACGCTCAGCGCCTATCGCGGGCGCAAGATCGGCTTCGTCTTCCAGGCCTTCAACCTCATCCCCGAGCTCACGATCGACGAGAACGTGTCGGTGCCCCTGTTCTACCAGAGCGTGCCCAAGCGCGACCGGCTGGCCCGGGCGCGCGAGATGCTCTCGCTCGTCGGGCTGGGCGAGCGTCTGGAGCACCGACCCCGCGAGCTCTCGGGCGGGCAGCAGCAGCGCGTCGCCATCGCGCGGGCGCTGGTGACCAGGCCCGTCGTGCTCATGGCCGACGAGCCCACCGGCAACCTCGACTCGACCACCGGACGGGCGATCCTCGAGCTGTTCGACCGCCTGCACGCCGAGGGCATGACGATCCTCATGGTCACGCACGACGACTCGGTCGCCACGCGCTGCAAGCGCGTGGTGCGCCTGAAGGACGGCGTCGTCGAGTACGACCGGCGGCAGTAA
- a CDS encoding SpoIIE family protein phosphatase, whose amino-acid sequence MHDAHLEVGFSPGLAAAPSLQIAPILAQWPGTSPPTVRTRLVEALLADLESAPDDAPALPGAALIVLAPGTAPALVDRLVEGLSRRHLPALILIDPPDDWRLLQRHGVVFDSLGADHRVAAGILFALCERQGAVRLLTHEISLAQRCQGGMRTEMDRLHEELHLAAAIQREFTTGAIPDVPGLDISVLFRPVNFVSGDIYHLRDLGAGRAAFLVADAVGHGVPAALITMVLTSGLAMSDVDDAGRARPLQPADALAALNSRLCASCFGSGRFATAVCGVIDAPARRITLAGAGHPSPIVLSKTAPREIETSGPLLGVFGDASFDQVSIDLQDDETLLVYTDGLDAAFPEGLLRAPSGKARRQVWINELCELLTPHSRGGVAPLLAELQNLLDTQSGSLHQADDVTAVCIAPRRSAA is encoded by the coding sequence ATGCACGACGCCCACCTTGAAGTCGGTTTCTCGCCCGGGCTCGCCGCCGCGCCCAGCCTCCAGATCGCTCCCATCCTGGCGCAGTGGCCCGGCACCTCCCCGCCCACCGTCCGCACCCGACTGGTGGAGGCCCTCCTCGCCGACCTGGAATCCGCGCCCGACGACGCGCCCGCCCTGCCCGGGGCGGCCCTCATCGTCCTCGCGCCCGGCACCGCCCCGGCGCTTGTCGACCGCCTCGTCGAAGGACTCTCGCGACGACACCTTCCCGCCCTGATCCTCATCGACCCCCCCGACGACTGGCGCCTGCTGCAGCGCCACGGGGTCGTCTTTGATTCGCTCGGCGCCGACCATCGCGTCGCCGCCGGCATCCTCTTCGCCTTGTGCGAGCGGCAGGGCGCCGTCCGCCTGCTCACCCACGAGATCAGCCTCGCGCAGCGCTGCCAGGGCGGCATGCGCACCGAGATGGACCGCCTGCACGAGGAGCTCCACCTCGCCGCCGCCATCCAGCGCGAGTTCACCACCGGCGCCATCCCCGATGTGCCGGGGCTCGACATCAGCGTGCTCTTCCGCCCGGTGAACTTCGTCAGCGGGGACATCTACCACCTGCGCGACCTGGGCGCCGGGCGCGCCGCGTTCCTCGTCGCCGACGCCGTCGGGCACGGCGTGCCCGCGGCGCTCATCACCATGGTCCTCACCTCGGGCCTCGCGATGAGCGACGTGGACGACGCCGGGCGCGCACGCCCGCTCCAGCCCGCCGACGCCCTCGCCGCCCTCAACAGCCGCCTGTGCGCCAGTTGCTTCGGCTCCGGGCGCTTCGCCACCGCGGTCTGCGGCGTGATCGACGCCCCCGCCCGGCGCATCACGCTCGCCGGCGCCGGGCACCCCAGCCCGATCGTGCTCTCGAAGACCGCCCCGCGCGAGATCGAGACGTCGGGCCCGCTCCTGGGCGTCTTCGGCGACGCCTCCTTCGATCAGGTGTCCATCGATCTCCAGGACGACGAGACCCTGCTCGTCTACACCGACGGGCTCGACGCCGCCTTCCCCGAGGGGTTGCTCCGCGCGCCCTCCGGCAAGGCGCGCCGGCAGGTGTGGATCAACGAGTTGTGCGAGCTCCTCACCCCGCACAGCCGGGGCGGGGTGGCGCCGCTGCTCGCCGAGCTGCAGAACCTCCTCGACACGCAGTCGGGCTCGCTCCACCAGGCCGACGACGTCACGGCGGTGTGCATCGCGCCCCGCCGCAGCGCGGCGTGA
- a CDS encoding DUF192 domain-containing protein: MARIAMSAPRRVLLAPVLVAALLVGCEDTGTAEPTGATLPASQPPPAPKPGEKPQPAQPPAPPPAPKVRTEKVKISGKTFTLEVAADDVTRFRGLSGRTEIPAEGGMIFLFPKPQRLDFVMRDCPVDIDIIFLGADGRVTATHAMKAEPPRAADEMVNDPRTGVNAKYEARLKKYPSRFDAQFVIELKGGTLAQLNLKSADKLDLDLARLKKMAK; the protein is encoded by the coding sequence ATGGCTCGTATCGCGATGAGCGCTCCCCGACGCGTTCTCCTGGCGCCCGTGCTGGTGGCCGCGCTGCTTGTCGGATGCGAGGACACAGGGACGGCCGAACCGACGGGCGCCACCCTGCCGGCCTCGCAGCCGCCGCCCGCCCCCAAGCCCGGCGAGAAGCCCCAGCCGGCGCAGCCCCCGGCCCCGCCGCCCGCCCCCAAGGTGCGCACCGAGAAGGTGAAGATCTCCGGCAAGACGTTCACGCTCGAGGTCGCGGCCGACGACGTGACGCGCTTTCGCGGGTTGTCCGGGCGGACAGAGATCCCCGCCGAGGGCGGGATGATCTTCCTGTTCCCCAAGCCCCAGCGCCTGGACTTCGTGATGCGTGACTGCCCGGTGGACATCGACATCATCTTCCTGGGCGCGGACGGGCGCGTGACGGCGACGCACGCCATGAAGGCCGAGCCCCCACGAGCGGCGGACGAGATGGTGAACGACCCCCGCACCGGGGTAAACGCCAAGTACGAGGCCCGCCTGAAGAAGTACCCGAGCCGCTTCGACGCGCAGTTCGTTATCGAACTCAAGGGGGGCACGCTCGCCCAGTTAAACCTGAAGAGCGCCGACAAGCTGGATCTGGACCTCGCCCGTCTGAAGAAGATGGCCAAATAG
- a CDS encoding glutamate--tRNA ligase family protein — translation MPTTRLAPSPTGALHLGNARTFLITWALARAAGWSIVLRVEDLDTPRVKPGVIAGTIDLLAWLGIDWDSGPFIQSADTPRHLDAMHRLARAGLVYPCDLTRAQIEAAASAPQEGAHDVPFPRHLRPASFPSTFTDDAPSWRFAVEPGATAYTDLFAGPQAFDIASIVGDFVVWTRRDPARPGQASYQLAVVTDDHAQGVTHVVRGDDLLDSGARQLRLARALGLTPEPAYLHLPLVRGQDGRRLAKRHGDTRLDLYRASGVPPERVVGLVAYWSGVRTARTPMSAREFQAALRLDTIPRTPVIFTPEDDAWLVSR, via the coding sequence GTGCCCACCACGCGTCTTGCGCCCTCGCCCACGGGCGCCCTCCACCTGGGCAACGCCCGCACGTTCCTCATCACCTGGGCCCTCGCCCGCGCCGCGGGCTGGTCCATCGTCCTGCGCGTCGAAGACCTCGACACCCCGCGCGTCAAGCCCGGCGTCATCGCCGGCACCATCGACCTGCTCGCCTGGCTGGGCATCGACTGGGACAGCGGCCCGTTCATCCAGTCCGCCGATACGCCCCGCCATCTCGACGCCATGCACCGCCTCGCCCGCGCCGGGCTCGTCTACCCCTGCGATCTCACCCGCGCGCAGATCGAGGCCGCCGCCAGCGCGCCGCAGGAGGGCGCCCACGACGTCCCCTTCCCGCGCCACCTCCGTCCCGCCTCGTTCCCCAGCACATTCACCGACGACGCGCCGAGCTGGCGCTTCGCCGTCGAGCCCGGCGCGACCGCGTACACGGACCTGTTCGCCGGCCCCCAGGCCTTCGACATCGCGTCGATCGTCGGTGACTTCGTCGTCTGGACCCGGCGCGACCCCGCGCGGCCGGGGCAGGCGTCGTACCAACTCGCCGTCGTCACCGACGACCACGCCCAGGGCGTGACGCACGTGGTGCGGGGCGACGACCTGCTCGACTCGGGCGCGCGCCAGTTGCGCCTCGCGCGGGCGCTGGGCCTCACCCCGGAGCCCGCGTACCTCCATCTTCCGCTGGTCCGTGGCCAGGACGGGCGTCGACTCGCGAAGCGCCACGGCGACACGCGCCTCGATCTCTACCGGGCCTCGGGTGTTCCGCCCGAGCGCGTCGTGGGCCTCGTCGCGTACTGGAGCGGGGTGCGCACCGCGCGCACCCCGATGAGCGCGCGGGAGTTCCAGGCCGCCCTGCGCCTCGATACCATCCCGCGCACGCCCGTGATCTTCACCCCGGAGGACGACGCATGGCTCGTATCGCGATGA
- a CDS encoding 4a-hydroxytetrahydrobiopterin dehydratase has product MDAAEIARTLPAVPEWAEVGEALQRTYQFRDFVSAMAFVTKVAAYAEQAQHHPDIMIRYNKVTLTLSTHDSGGVTEKDFAAAKAADGLAADAGVVAAGAPAEAKKKKK; this is encoded by the coding sequence ATGGACGCCGCCGAGATCGCGCGGACGCTGCCCGCCGTGCCCGAGTGGGCCGAGGTGGGCGAGGCGCTGCAGCGGACGTACCAGTTCCGCGACTTCGTGAGCGCGATGGCGTTCGTGACGAAGGTGGCGGCGTATGCCGAGCAGGCCCAGCACCACCCCGACATCATGATCCGCTACAACAAGGTCACGCTCACGCTCTCGACGCACGACTCGGGCGGGGTGACGGAGAAGGACTTCGCCGCGGCGAAGGCGGCCGACGGGCTCGCCGCCGACGCGGGCGTCGTGGCTGCGGGCGCGCCGGCCGAGGCCAAGAAAAAGAAGAAGTAG
- a CDS encoding HNH endonuclease, which produces MSTPRGRNSAHREPALDDAGLLSDPDDCDGGLYVPAFGGPTALDAKVLVLNRAYVAVRVVSARRAFSLLCREIAEVIHVDDGRWVNYSFATWAELAELQKTFEPEKYDWVRTVRFEVAVPKVIRLLGYDRLPAQIVKLNRRNLFARDRNRCQYCGKIFPTSDLSLDHVTPRSQGGGDSWENLVCSCIKCNARKGGRTPDQAGMRLIRPPLRPKRNPLISIRLGNEKYQSWKAFLDNAYWSVELG; this is translated from the coding sequence ATGAGCACCCCGCGAGGCCGCAACTCCGCGCATCGCGAACCCGCACTCGACGACGCGGGCCTGCTGTCCGACCCCGATGATTGTGACGGCGGGCTCTACGTCCCGGCCTTCGGCGGGCCCACCGCCCTCGACGCCAAAGTCCTCGTCCTCAACCGCGCGTACGTCGCCGTCCGCGTCGTCTCCGCGCGCCGAGCCTTCAGCCTGCTCTGCCGCGAAATCGCGGAGGTCATCCACGTCGACGACGGGCGCTGGGTGAACTACTCGTTCGCCACCTGGGCCGAACTCGCCGAACTGCAGAAGACCTTCGAACCGGAAAAGTACGACTGGGTCCGCACCGTACGCTTCGAGGTCGCCGTGCCCAAGGTCATCCGCCTGCTCGGCTACGACCGACTGCCGGCCCAGATCGTCAAGCTGAACCGGCGCAACCTCTTCGCGCGCGACCGCAACCGCTGCCAGTACTGCGGCAAGATCTTCCCCACCAGCGACCTCTCGCTGGACCACGTCACACCGCGCTCGCAGGGCGGCGGGGACTCGTGGGAGAACCTCGTCTGCTCGTGCATCAAGTGCAACGCGCGCAAGGGCGGGCGCACGCCCGACCAGGCCGGCATGCGACTCATCCGCCCGCCGCTGCGCCCCAAGCGCAACCCGCTGATCTCCATCCGCCTGGGCAACGAGAAGTACCAGAGCTGGAAGGCGTTCCTCGACAACGCCTACTGGTCCGTCGAACTCGGCTGA
- the purH gene encoding bifunctional phosphoribosylaminoimidazolecarboxamide formyltransferase/IMP cyclohydrolase, with product MTPPTPIRRALLSVSDKADLVPFAQALAARGVTIISTGGTAKALAAAGVPVVPVETVTGFPEGLDGRVKTLHPAVHAGLLALRDRAEHTAFLKQHRFEPIDLVCINLYPFQRTVADPNVSMADAIENIDVGGPAMLRAAAKNARFVTVVTSPRDYDRVIQEMDAHGGSTTPETRAQLAAAAFARTAEYDAAIASFLGRRQGAFPQVLDLRYTLVDQLRYGENPHQQAALYRDPASTGQSVVNAQQLHGKHLSYNNINDAAAALEAVKALARIIDRERQHAAVVVKHTNPCGGAVASALEPAVDAAIAGDPVAAYGGILAVSSSVDAAAARVIARESHFFEVVIAPAFDDAALDVLRERWANVRLLAVGDKAASSARKLDYRSVPGGMLVQDRDLSPAVPERWELKAGPKLDAARLAAAALLEVLCRSVTSNAIVVGGPDPARPGVTRLFGVGSGQVDRVSACRLALAKAGDLARGAIAVGDAFFPFDDGPRLLIDAGVTTLVHPGGSKRDADTIALCTSRGVTCLHTGTRHFRH from the coding sequence ATGACCCCGCCCACCCCCATCCGCCGCGCGCTGCTCTCGGTCAGCGATAAAGCCGACCTCGTGCCCTTCGCGCAGGCGCTGGCGGCCCGAGGCGTGACCATCATCTCCACGGGCGGCACGGCCAAGGCCCTCGCCGCCGCCGGCGTGCCCGTCGTCCCCGTCGAGACCGTCACCGGCTTTCCCGAAGGCCTCGACGGGCGCGTCAAGACCCTGCACCCAGCCGTGCACGCGGGCCTGCTCGCCCTGCGCGACCGCGCCGAGCACACCGCCTTCCTCAAGCAGCACCGCTTCGAGCCCATCGACCTGGTCTGCATCAACCTGTACCCGTTTCAGCGCACGGTCGCCGACCCGAACGTGTCGATGGCCGACGCGATCGAGAACATCGACGTCGGCGGGCCGGCCATGCTCCGCGCCGCCGCCAAGAACGCCCGCTTCGTCACCGTTGTCACCTCGCCCCGCGATTACGACCGAGTGATCCAGGAGATGGACGCGCACGGCGGGAGCACCACGCCCGAGACCCGGGCCCAGCTCGCCGCCGCCGCCTTCGCCCGCACCGCCGAGTACGACGCCGCCATCGCCTCGTTCCTCGGCCGTCGCCAGGGCGCCTTCCCCCAGGTGCTCGATCTGCGCTACACGCTGGTCGACCAACTCCGCTACGGCGAGAACCCGCACCAACAGGCCGCCCTCTACCGCGACCCCGCCTCCACCGGGCAGTCGGTCGTCAACGCCCAGCAGTTGCACGGCAAGCACCTCTCGTACAACAACATCAACGACGCCGCCGCCGCCCTCGAAGCCGTCAAGGCCCTCGCCCGCATCATCGACCGCGAGCGGCAGCACGCAGCGGTCGTCGTCAAGCACACCAACCCGTGCGGCGGGGCCGTCGCGAGCGCGCTGGAGCCCGCCGTCGACGCCGCCATCGCCGGCGACCCGGTCGCGGCCTACGGCGGGATCCTCGCCGTCTCCTCGAGCGTCGACGCCGCCGCCGCCCGCGTCATCGCCCGCGAGTCGCACTTCTTTGAGGTCGTCATCGCCCCCGCGTTCGACGACGCCGCCCTTGACGTCCTTCGCGAGCGCTGGGCGAACGTGCGCCTGCTCGCCGTCGGCGACAAGGCCGCGTCCAGCGCCCGCAAGCTCGACTACCGCTCGGTCCCGGGCGGCATGCTTGTGCAGGACCGCGACCTCTCGCCCGCCGTGCCGGAGCGCTGGGAGCTCAAGGCCGGCCCGAAGCTCGACGCCGCGCGCCTCGCCGCCGCCGCCCTGCTCGAAGTCCTGTGCCGCTCGGTCACGTCCAACGCCATCGTCGTCGGCGGGCCGGACCCTGCCCGCCCCGGCGTGACGCGCCTGTTCGGCGTCGGTTCCGGCCAGGTCGACCGCGTGTCCGCCTGCCGCCTCGCCCTCGCCAAGGCCGGCGACCTCGCCCGCGGCGCCATCGCCGTCGGCGACGCCTTCTTCCCCTTCGACGACGGCCCGCGCCTGCTCATCGACGCCGGCGTCACCACGCTCGTCCACCCCGGCGGCTCCAAGCGCGACGCCGACACCATCGCCCTCTGCACCAGCCGCGGCGTCACCTGCCTCCACACCGGCACACGCCACTTCCGGCACTGA
- a CDS encoding PQQ-binding-like beta-propeller repeat protein has protein sequence MTRPLAPVHASPARSASARPRLFAAASLLAALAAVGGGLGGCESDGPRTMTLDERAASVPMQADEFSTLGYRVEWRGFPTMLPGGTVESVQVLGDALCVTDTEGVFTVLEARSGAQRWSDQAAGPLTRFFAPVRQGGSEGSRGAAIILPSETEVFIYDADTGTLRTKHRLPEVASTRTALVGDALAYGASNGHLVGLLASTGFQVWGSGLTGAVDVDPVVFAQGPETIFASQAGDIVVLDALTGRGLGRSKMFAGPGAPIATSDTLAFIASLDHSLYAVTRSGGQILWRHRTNAPLRQAPAFIDGRLYVDLGESGGFSAFDPTTGKILWQNDTVDGVAVALRNNRLVVFAGATDAAGAAKAVTLDPKNGRTIDTVELRSISMLVAESPKDSPVYAVSPQGVITRLTPR, from the coding sequence ATGACCCGACCGCTTGCCCCCGTTCATGCCTCGCCCGCCCGCTCGGCGTCCGCCCGGCCCCGCCTGTTCGCGGCCGCGTCTTTGCTGGCAGCGCTCGCGGCGGTGGGCGGCGGGCTCGGCGGGTGCGAGTCCGACGGTCCGCGCACCATGACGCTCGACGAGCGGGCCGCCTCCGTGCCCATGCAGGCCGATGAGTTCAGCACCCTCGGCTACCGCGTCGAGTGGCGCGGCTTCCCGACCATGCTCCCCGGCGGCACCGTCGAGTCGGTGCAGGTCCTCGGCGACGCCCTGTGCGTCACCGACACCGAGGGCGTGTTCACCGTCCTCGAAGCCCGCTCCGGCGCGCAGCGCTGGTCCGACCAGGCCGCCGGCCCGCTCACGCGGTTCTTCGCCCCGGTCCGCCAGGGCGGCTCCGAAGGCAGCCGCGGCGCCGCCATCATCCTCCCCAGCGAAACCGAAGTCTTCATCTACGACGCCGACACCGGCACCCTCCGCACCAAGCACCGCCTGCCCGAAGTCGCCAGCACGCGCACCGCGCTGGTCGGCGACGCCCTCGCGTACGGCGCCTCCAACGGGCACCTGGTCGGCCTCCTGGCCAGCACCGGGTTCCAGGTCTGGGGCTCGGGCCTGACGGGCGCGGTCGATGTCGACCCCGTCGTCTTCGCTCAGGGGCCTGAGACCATCTTCGCCTCGCAGGCCGGCGACATCGTCGTGCTCGACGCGCTCACCGGGCGCGGGCTCGGGCGCAGCAAGATGTTCGCCGGGCCCGGCGCCCCCATCGCCACCAGCGACACGCTCGCGTTCATCGCCAGCCTCGACCACTCGCTGTACGCCGTCACCCGCTCCGGCGGGCAGATCCTCTGGCGTCACCGCACCAACGCCCCGCTCCGCCAGGCCCCCGCGTTTATCGACGGGCGCCTGTACGTCGACCTGGGCGAGTCCGGCGGGTTCTCCGCCTTCGACCCCACGACCGGCAAGATCCTATGGCAGAACGACACCGTTGACGGCGTCGCCGTTGCGCTCCGCAACAACCGCCTGGTCGTCTTCGCCGGCGCGACCGACGCCGCCGGCGCGGCCAAGGCCGTCACGCTCGACCCCAAGAACGGGCGCACCATCGACACCGTCGAACTGCGCTCGATCTCCATGCTCGTCGCCGAAAGCCCAAAGGACAGCCCGGTCTACGCCGTCAGCCCGCAGGGCGTGATCACCCGGCTGACGCCCCGCTGA